In a single window of the Planctomycetota bacterium genome:
- a CDS encoding type II toxin-antitoxin system Phd/YefM family antitoxin, translating to MTLTPTIIREEGQEKFVVLPWDEYLRVREALEDAEDVRLIEEAKREHEESGERCYSAEEVRRELGLTPGQADD from the coding sequence ATGACTCTTACCCCCACCATTATCCGTGAGGAAGGACAAGAGAAATTCGTGGTTCTCCCGTGGGACGAGTATCTCCGCGTCCGTGAGGCACTCGAAGACGCCGAGGATGTGAGGCTGATCGAGGAGGCGAAGCGAGAGCACGAGGAGAGCGGCGAACGCTGCTACTCCGCCGAAGAAGTTCGACGCGAGTTGGGCCTCACGCCGGGACAGGCCGACGACTAA
- a CDS encoding DUF444 family protein — protein sequence MVLSIDKDHQRFRQIVKGKIRDDLRKFISKGELIGKEGKDLISIPVHQVELPNFRYGDNSGGVGMGDGEPGDGVGEGEGSGTQGGEEEGRHIMEVELGLDELAEMLGEELELPRIEPKGRHRISTEKDRYRGIRRVGPEGLRHFKRSYREALKRQIMLGSYDARRPVIIPEKGDIRYRSWKETKTPQSNALVVFMMDVSGSMGEEQKELVRIESFWIDTWLRNNYDGIETRYIVHDVNAKEVDKHTFYHLREDGGTRISSAYRTCLGLIDREYNVDDWNIYTFHFSDGDNSSEADNRLCVKLIGEEILPRCNLFGYCQVASAYGSGNFINVLHEHLPNEEKVLTSRVNTKQDIYDSIKTFFTPGR from the coding sequence ATGGTCCTCTCCATCGACAAAGACCACCAGCGCTTCCGCCAGATCGTCAAGGGCAAGATCCGTGACGACCTGCGGAAGTTCATCAGCAAGGGTGAGCTCATCGGCAAGGAGGGCAAGGACCTCATCTCGATCCCCGTCCACCAGGTCGAACTCCCGAACTTCCGCTACGGCGACAACTCGGGCGGCGTGGGGATGGGCGACGGCGAGCCGGGCGACGGCGTCGGGGAGGGCGAAGGCTCCGGCACGCAGGGCGGCGAGGAGGAAGGCCGGCACATCATGGAGGTCGAACTCGGCCTCGACGAACTGGCCGAGATGCTCGGCGAGGAGCTCGAACTCCCCCGGATCGAGCCAAAAGGCCGACACCGCATCAGCACCGAGAAGGACCGCTACCGCGGCATCCGACGCGTCGGCCCGGAAGGCCTGCGGCACTTCAAACGCTCCTACCGCGAAGCCCTCAAGCGTCAGATCATGCTCGGCAGCTACGACGCTCGCCGGCCCGTCATCATACCAGAGAAGGGCGACATCCGTTACCGCTCGTGGAAGGAGACCAAGACGCCGCAGAGCAACGCGCTGGTCGTCTTCATGATGGACGTCAGCGGCTCGATGGGCGAGGAGCAGAAGGAGCTCGTCCGCATCGAGTCGTTCTGGATCGACACCTGGCTACGCAACAACTACGACGGCATCGAGACGCGCTACATCGTCCACGACGTCAACGCCAAGGAAGTCGACAAGCACACCTTCTACCACCTGCGCGAAGACGGCGGCACACGCATCAGCTCCGCGTACCGCACCTGCCTCGGCCTGATCGATCGCGAGTACAACGTCGACGACTGGAACATCTACACGTTCCACTTCTCCGACGGCGACAACTCCAGCGAGGCCGACAATCGCCTGTGCGTCAAGCTCATCGGCGAGGAGATCCTGCCACGCTGCAACCTCTTCGGCTACTGCCAGGTCGCCAGCGCCTATGGCAGCGGCAACTTCATCAACGTCCTGCACGAGCACCTGCCCAACGAAGAGAAGGTCCTGACCAGCCGCGTCAACACCAAGCAGGACATCTACGACAGCATCAAGACGTTCTTCACGCCCGGCCGGTGA
- a CDS encoding polysaccharide pyruvyl transferase family protein yields the protein MLLDITGTGLENKGGQLMMQAVVRRLGEHGATFAMNPRVDAAPSELVPLGVRPLFPPTSNGRSGTFWWQLPMANLLSKALPASVARLYDALPRHTTVGMVDVSGYAFGDFFSAGNIVTITRRARFYKKRGMPVVFMPQMFGPFEKPKTAEAMRKLLPVPDLIYVRDAVSHAYLEKLIGSAGLPKHVRRAPDITIFEQPSDQEHAAAADVVPSGFVGLVPNVRMLDKGGPAWSEIYVDRLVAAGRAALDAGSEVRLIVHEQHGPDADIAAEIGRRLDGQCGEPIAEDSPLKLKAIIGRANVIVASRFHSIVAALSSAVPALTLGWSHKYDELLSDFGVPELMVRAEDPESSLVEHVRQLADDGERRGQTVQTLKDRKAAMKLDADQMWNDVAKQLGLS from the coding sequence ATGCTGCTCGATATCACCGGAACCGGGCTGGAGAACAAGGGCGGGCAGCTCATGATGCAGGCCGTCGTTCGCCGGTTGGGTGAGCACGGCGCCACGTTCGCAATGAACCCGCGCGTCGACGCGGCACCGAGCGAGTTGGTGCCGCTGGGCGTTCGGCCGCTGTTTCCGCCGACCAGCAACGGGCGATCGGGCACATTCTGGTGGCAGTTGCCGATGGCGAACCTGCTGTCGAAGGCGTTGCCGGCGTCGGTCGCTCGGCTATACGACGCACTGCCGAGGCACACGACGGTCGGCATGGTCGACGTGTCGGGCTACGCGTTTGGTGACTTCTTCTCGGCCGGGAACATCGTGACGATTACCCGACGTGCGCGGTTCTACAAAAAGCGCGGCATGCCGGTCGTCTTCATGCCGCAGATGTTCGGCCCGTTCGAGAAACCCAAGACCGCCGAGGCGATGCGGAAGCTGTTGCCGGTGCCGGATCTGATCTACGTCCGCGACGCGGTGTCGCACGCGTATCTTGAGAAGCTCATAGGCAGTGCCGGCCTTCCGAAGCACGTCCGACGCGCACCGGACATCACGATCTTCGAGCAGCCAAGTGACCAGGAACACGCGGCTGCGGCAGACGTCGTGCCGAGCGGCTTTGTCGGGCTCGTGCCGAATGTCCGCATGCTGGACAAAGGCGGTCCGGCGTGGAGCGAGATTTACGTGGACCGACTCGTCGCCGCGGGACGCGCGGCACTCGACGCAGGGAGCGAAGTTCGGCTGATCGTCCACGAGCAGCACGGCCCGGACGCCGACATTGCCGCGGAAATCGGGCGTCGCCTCGACGGGCAGTGCGGCGAGCCAATCGCGGAGGACTCGCCGCTCAAGCTTAAGGCGATCATCGGGCGCGCCAATGTCATCGTCGCGTCCCGTTTCCATTCGATCGTCGCTGCCCTGTCGAGTGCCGTGCCGGCGTTGACGCTGGGCTGGTCGCACAAGTATGACGAACTACTGAGCGACTTCGGCGTGCCGGAGCTGATGGTGCGGGCAGAGGATCCAGAGTCGTCACTTGTCGAGCACGTTCGCCAGCTCGCGGACGACGGCGAGCGACGTGGGCAGACCGTTCAGACGCTCAAAGACCGCAAGGCCGCGATGAAGCTCGACGCGGATCAGATGTGGAACGACGTGGCCAAGCAGCTCGGCCTGTCGTGA
- a CDS encoding nitroreductase family protein, producing MSLSRFLRPLKKLRPFLARRCARSPRLAGFFWLLSGDFRREHAGVLYGQMIHTGAIRGRDELEAEDGPRYTLRRNTHRLEKGLIMRPRRPVFAGDYIGETVDAYVALADRARCDTQADLDEGDRLLAAWSGDVLHRYFEAIDPASATKPGLAERLTNLEDAFASAHKSLNVEVGEHAPYRRDLGPLGISYDDMLALAKRRRSVRWYEQRPVDRSIVDRAIRVAAYSPSACNRQPFEFRVFDEPEAVHRIGSIAMGTKGFSDNFPGLVVLVGKLRAYFDARDRHVIYIDASLAAMAFQFALEVQGVSSCCINWPDVRSREVEIGRVMDLEPDERVIMLISFGHPDPDGLVPFSQKKSLDELRRYNVAPGLAPQPQTEAVKPTREASTATGVPATPGAVAVASTSQTS from the coding sequence ATGAGTCTGTCGCGCTTTCTCCGACCGCTGAAAAAACTCCGGCCATTCCTGGCAAGGCGGTGCGCGCGGTCGCCGAGGCTTGCCGGTTTCTTCTGGCTGCTGTCGGGTGACTTCCGACGCGAGCACGCGGGCGTGCTGTACGGCCAGATGATCCACACCGGCGCGATCCGCGGACGCGACGAGCTCGAGGCTGAGGACGGCCCGCGGTACACGCTGCGACGCAACACGCATCGGCTCGAAAAGGGCCTGATCATGCGGCCGAGGCGTCCGGTCTTTGCCGGCGACTACATCGGCGAGACGGTCGACGCCTACGTCGCGCTGGCCGACCGCGCACGCTGCGACACGCAGGCCGACCTCGACGAGGGCGATCGCTTGCTGGCGGCGTGGTCGGGTGATGTGTTGCACCGCTACTTCGAGGCGATCGACCCGGCCTCAGCGACCAAGCCGGGCCTTGCCGAGAGGCTAACCAACCTTGAGGATGCCTTTGCCTCGGCACACAAAAGCCTCAACGTCGAGGTCGGCGAACATGCGCCTTACCGGCGTGACCTCGGGCCGCTGGGCATTTCGTACGACGACATGCTCGCCCTAGCCAAGCGGCGACGCAGCGTCCGTTGGTACGAACAGCGTCCCGTCGACCGATCGATCGTCGACCGAGCCATCCGCGTCGCGGCCTACTCGCCGAGCGCCTGCAACCGCCAGCCGTTCGAGTTCCGCGTCTTCGACGAGCCCGAGGCCGTGCACCGCATCGGCAGCATTGCGATGGGGACCAAGGGCTTCAGCGACAACTTCCCGGGCCTTGTCGTGCTGGTCGGCAAGCTTCGTGCGTATTTCGACGCTCGGGATCGTCACGTCATCTACATCGACGCCAGCCTTGCCGCGATGGCGTTCCAGTTCGCGCTCGAAGTGCAGGGCGTGAGCTCGTGCTGCATCAACTGGCCCGACGTTCGATCGCGCGAAGTCGAGATCGGCCGCGTGATGGATTTGGAGCCGGACGAGCGCGTCATCATGCTCATCAGCTTTGGCCATCCCGATCCGGACGGGCTGGTGCCGTTCAGCCAGAAAAAGAGCCTTGACGAGCTGCGTCGATACAACGTCGCGCCTGGCCTCGCACCGCAGCCGCAGACGGAAGCTGTCAAACCGACGCGTGAGGCGAGCACGGCGACGGGCGTTCCGGCGACGCCGGGAGCCGTTGCGGTTGCGTCCACCTCGCAGACTTCGTAG
- a CDS encoding oligosaccharide flippase family protein translates to MDPAPAAAPASSDAASGTTVGALGGRARQGAIWLGMGRFAGSVVATVRIPIVAQLIGPEEIGSFGVALVVLGLLDVLSQTGLSQALIQKSGIVRPYLGSVWGVQAIRGFVLAALLFFAAPLAGGFFGDEGVVPLLRLLAVVPALIGLQALVDVQLRRQLAFGKLTLIKTSGNAVEAVVTITAAYIEPSAWALVIGRIAATTFQVSISWFLSDDRTAHLSGIKLAPLRELHRFGIWIFVAAIASFSLIRGGDLVLVRMTDTETLGIYQMATVAAMFFTMEVARVTNTIGFPLYSKLQNERARLRSAFHRTYLLLATLVIGVVVVTVVQPTALIRLIFGDQFDRAIPIVVPLAIWGACRALGAAPSGLLQAMGRPRDATYAQLAMLLLFAIGIVPAIRAGGAAGLAWLLAGVGTVVHVARYEVVYRALGGRRRDLFLRLGVPGVAAVVAFAAGRLAVHPLADGPAWLTMLVGATVSGLVYVIGLAITSRVFSVDPFSPMLMLVPDRVRQHRVMRLPILLLTAMAPSPAGPLDSAKA, encoded by the coding sequence GTGGATCCCGCTCCTGCCGCCGCTCCAGCGTCATCCGATGCGGCGTCGGGGACAACCGTCGGGGCACTCGGCGGCCGGGCACGCCAGGGTGCGATCTGGCTCGGCATGGGGCGTTTCGCCGGGAGCGTGGTCGCGACGGTGCGGATCCCGATCGTCGCTCAACTGATCGGCCCGGAGGAGATCGGCAGCTTTGGCGTTGCGCTGGTCGTGCTCGGTTTGCTGGACGTGCTGAGTCAGACGGGCCTGTCGCAGGCGCTAATCCAGAAGTCCGGCATCGTCCGGCCGTACCTCGGCTCGGTCTGGGGCGTCCAGGCGATTCGCGGGTTCGTCCTGGCTGCGTTGCTCTTTTTCGCCGCGCCTCTCGCCGGTGGGTTTTTTGGCGACGAAGGCGTGGTGCCGCTGCTTCGATTGCTCGCCGTTGTACCAGCCCTCATTGGCCTTCAGGCGCTTGTCGACGTCCAACTTCGTCGGCAGCTGGCCTTTGGCAAGCTGACGCTGATCAAGACCAGCGGCAACGCCGTCGAAGCCGTCGTCACGATCACCGCCGCGTACATCGAGCCCTCCGCCTGGGCACTGGTCATCGGCAGGATCGCGGCGACGACCTTCCAGGTCAGTATCTCGTGGTTCCTGAGCGATGACCGGACCGCCCACCTCTCAGGAATCAAGCTGGCGCCGCTGCGTGAGCTGCATCGCTTCGGCATCTGGATTTTCGTCGCGGCGATCGCATCGTTCTCCCTCATCCGCGGCGGCGACCTTGTGCTGGTTCGGATGACCGACACCGAGACACTCGGCATCTACCAGATGGCGACGGTGGCCGCGATGTTCTTCACGATGGAGGTCGCGCGCGTCACCAACACGATCGGCTTTCCGCTCTACAGCAAACTGCAGAACGAACGCGCGCGACTCCGAAGCGCGTTCCATCGCACGTACCTGCTGCTGGCGACGCTGGTCATCGGCGTCGTCGTGGTGACGGTCGTCCAGCCGACGGCGCTGATCCGCCTCATCTTTGGCGACCAGTTCGACCGCGCGATACCGATCGTCGTGCCGCTGGCGATCTGGGGCGCGTGTCGCGCGCTCGGTGCAGCGCCATCGGGTCTGCTGCAGGCGATGGGTCGGCCGAGGGACGCGACCTACGCGCAGCTGGCGATGCTTCTGCTGTTTGCCATCGGCATCGTGCCGGCGATTCGGGCCGGTGGTGCGGCCGGGCTCGCGTGGCTGCTGGCTGGCGTCGGGACGGTCGTCCACGTGGCCCGGTACGAAGTCGTCTACCGAGCGCTTGGCGGACGGCGGCGGGATCTCTTCTTGCGGCTCGGCGTTCCTGGCGTCGCGGCCGTGGTGGCCTTTGCCGCGGGAAGGCTGGCCGTGCACCCGCTGGCGGACGGGCCGGCGTGGCTGACGATGCTCGTCGGAGCGACGGTCAGCGGGCTCGTCTACGTGATCGGCCTTGCCATCACCAGCCGGGTCTTCAGCGTCGATCCGTTCTCGCCGATGCTGATGCTGGTTCCTGACCGCGTGCGGCAGCATCGCGTGATGCGGCTGCCGATCCTGCTGCTGACGGCGATGGCTCCGTCGCCAGCAGGTCCACTAGACTCTGCCAAGGCTTGA
- a CDS encoding SpoVR family protein, with translation MPAITDIISFPPELNAAKKQIRAKATEMGLDFFETIFEMCSFEQINQIASYGGFPQRYPHWRWGMEYERSAKQHHYGLGRIYEMVINNDPCYAYLQESNPLVDQKLVIAHVYGHSDFFKSNLWFSKTDRKMMDTMANHATRVRRHVEQQGLAAVEQWIDVCLSLEDLIDPHSVFMNRGPLEHERRPRNRAEPAAVEKFEAKGYMDRYINPPEALAADAEKQAAEEDRLRITPAKPTRDVLLYLLRHADLEDWQADILGIVRDESYYYAPQGMTKVMNEGWASYWHTTLMTQHFLDPSEVIDYADHHSGTVHMPPGGFNPYKIGLELFRDIEERWNKGRFGKEYDEAEGVGERRAWNRETNAGREKIFEVRRIHNDATFIDEFMTPDFIEKHKFYEYGRHPRTGQMQIVSRDPHRIKQRLLYRLTNMGRPFIYVVDGNYANRGELYLAHKHAGLDIEIKYAVATLGNLVKLWGRPCHLQAQIDDEMVLFSHDGENPRHQVIHDEIPEPAHVVT, from the coding sequence GTGCCTGCCATCACCGACATCATCTCTTTCCCGCCGGAGCTGAATGCGGCCAAGAAGCAGATCCGGGCCAAGGCCACCGAGATGGGGCTCGACTTCTTCGAGACCATCTTCGAGATGTGCTCCTTCGAGCAGATCAACCAGATCGCCTCCTACGGCGGCTTCCCGCAGCGCTACCCGCACTGGCGGTGGGGCATGGAGTACGAACGCTCGGCCAAGCAGCACCACTATGGCCTGGGTCGCATCTACGAGATGGTCATCAACAACGACCCCTGCTACGCGTACTTGCAGGAATCCAACCCGCTGGTCGACCAGAAGCTCGTCATCGCCCACGTGTACGGGCACAGCGACTTTTTCAAGAGCAACCTCTGGTTCAGCAAGACCGACCGCAAGATGATGGACACGATGGCGAACCACGCCACGCGCGTCCGCCGGCATGTTGAGCAGCAGGGCCTGGCCGCGGTGGAGCAATGGATCGACGTCTGCCTCAGCCTCGAAGACCTGATCGACCCGCACAGCGTCTTCATGAATCGCGGCCCGCTGGAGCACGAGCGACGTCCGAGAAACCGCGCCGAACCCGCCGCCGTCGAGAAGTTCGAGGCCAAGGGGTACATGGACCGGTACATCAACCCGCCCGAAGCCCTCGCCGCCGACGCCGAGAAGCAGGCGGCCGAGGAAGACCGGCTCCGCATCACGCCCGCCAAACCGACGCGAGACGTCCTGCTCTACCTGCTACGCCACGCCGACCTCGAAGACTGGCAGGCCGACATCCTGGGCATCGTGAGGGACGAGTCGTACTACTACGCCCCGCAGGGCATGACCAAGGTCATGAACGAGGGCTGGGCGTCGTACTGGCACACGACGCTGATGACGCAGCACTTCCTGGACCCGTCCGAGGTCATCGACTACGCCGACCACCACAGCGGCACCGTCCACATGCCGCCCGGCGGGTTCAATCCGTACAAGATCGGCCTCGAGCTGTTCCGCGACATCGAGGAGCGCTGGAACAAGGGCCGCTTCGGCAAGGAGTACGACGAGGCCGAAGGCGTCGGCGAGCGTCGTGCATGGAACCGCGAGACCAACGCCGGCCGGGAGAAGATCTTCGAGGTCCGCCGCATCCACAACGACGCGACGTTCATCGACGAGTTCATGACGCCGGACTTCATCGAGAAGCACAAGTTCTACGAGTACGGCCGGCACCCACGCACCGGCCAGATGCAGATCGTCAGCCGCGACCCGCATCGGATCAAGCAGCGGCTGCTCTACCGCCTGACGAACATGGGTCGGCCCTTCATCTACGTCGTCGACGGCAACTACGCCAACCGCGGCGAGTTGTACCTCGCCCACAAGCACGCTGGTCTCGACATTGAGATCAAGTACGCCGTCGCGACGCTGGGCAACCTCGTGAAGCTCTGGGGGCGTCCGTGCCACCTGCAAGCCCAGATCGACGACGAGATGGTCCTCTTCAGCCACGACGGAGAGAACCCGCGCCACCAGGTCATCCACGACGAGATCCCCGAGCCCGCACACGTGGTGACGTGA
- the pgl gene encoding 6-phosphogluconolactonase, giving the protein MSDSPKIEVKPTPEAVAYEAAEKVVHAAKLALGAQDTFTLGLAGGSTPKALYELLASDDFRKQIEWNRVEIFFGDERTVAPDHDDSNYKMAKAALLDHVPIPGDNVYRMKGELPPSEAAETYDALLADRFGTAADDAGIDLLLIGMGDDAHTLSLFPHTEALSLTDPAGPRCVANHVEKLDTWRLTITAGFANRSREVLALVTGDKKADALTSVLEGEDDPKTYPTQLISPTMGRFVILADAAAVGMSE; this is encoded by the coding sequence ATGAGCGACAGTCCGAAGATCGAGGTGAAGCCGACGCCTGAAGCCGTCGCGTATGAAGCAGCGGAGAAGGTGGTGCACGCTGCGAAGCTGGCACTCGGAGCGCAGGACACCTTCACCCTCGGACTCGCGGGCGGCTCGACGCCGAAGGCGCTCTACGAACTCCTCGCAAGCGACGACTTCCGAAAGCAGATCGAGTGGAACCGCGTCGAGATCTTCTTCGGCGACGAACGCACCGTCGCGCCCGATCACGACGACAGCAACTACAAGATGGCCAAGGCTGCGCTGCTCGATCACGTGCCGATTCCCGGCGACAACGTCTACCGCATGAAGGGCGAACTGCCCCCCAGCGAGGCGGCCGAGACGTACGACGCGCTCCTCGCCGACCGCTTCGGGACCGCCGCCGACGATGCCGGGATCGATCTCCTGCTCATCGGCATGGGCGACGACGCCCACACGCTCAGCCTCTTCCCGCACACCGAAGCCCTCTCTCTCACCGACCCCGCCGGCCCGCGATGCGTCGCGAACCACGTCGAGAAGCTCGACACCTGGCGCCTGACCATCACCGCCGGCTTCGCCAACCGAAGCCGCGAGGTGCTGGCCCTCGTTACCGGTGATAAGAAGGCCGACGCGCTGACGAGCGTGCTGGAGGGCGAGGACGACCCCAAGACTTACCCGACGCAGCTCATCTCCCCGACGATGGGGCGGTTCGTCATCCTCGCGGACGCAGCTGCTGTTGGGATGAGCGAGTGA
- a CDS encoding dihydrolipoamide acetyltransferase family protein: MAGHGNTFDGSDFLLPDLGEGLEEAEVVEWLVEAGTEVEEGTPLALVETGKAQTEVMAPKAGVIELLRAEVGDKIAVGSAFVTYGGGEAASEAAPEAEAKEEPAEEEAEAAEEGDAGSVVGALSEAAAGDPGKPLATPAVRKQARDKGVDLRDVAGTGVGGRVTLADVEAAAERYRTNQKPRPVQKSTPAARGNGKPAAPEAEPRPTIGFGEDDAIHVPLRGLRRTIADRLRESVDRAVHFTVMDEADVTALEAARKRLVAATGTKISLLPFVCAAVARVLAGEAGQDLTRLNSTVNDDMTDITRHKSVHLGIAVDTADGLMVPVLRDARKLGVMELGQRVAELAAGCRSRSLSVNELRGSTFTISNFGSYPGGRFATPILNYPEAAILAVGRAREGVVVRGGLMGVGKLLPLSLTCDHRVVDGGTAVGGLNAILQLLQSPDALMPTS, encoded by the coding sequence ATGGCTGGTCACGGCAACACCTTCGACGGCAGCGACTTTCTCCTGCCCGACCTCGGCGAGGGCCTGGAGGAGGCCGAAGTCGTCGAATGGCTGGTCGAGGCCGGGACGGAGGTCGAGGAAGGCACGCCGCTTGCACTGGTCGAGACCGGCAAGGCCCAGACGGAAGTCATGGCACCCAAGGCCGGCGTCATCGAGTTACTCAGAGCCGAGGTTGGCGATAAAATCGCCGTCGGTTCCGCCTTTGTGACCTATGGCGGAGGCGAAGCGGCGTCGGAAGCTGCGCCCGAAGCCGAGGCGAAGGAAGAGCCGGCTGAAGAGGAAGCCGAGGCGGCCGAGGAAGGCGACGCCGGCAGTGTCGTCGGAGCACTCTCCGAGGCGGCGGCGGGCGATCCGGGCAAGCCGCTGGCGACCCCAGCCGTCCGCAAACAGGCCCGCGACAAGGGTGTGGACCTGCGGGACGTCGCAGGCACGGGCGTTGGCGGACGCGTGACGTTGGCGGACGTCGAAGCGGCGGCGGAGCGATATCGGACCAACCAGAAGCCGCGTCCGGTTCAGAAGTCGACGCCGGCCGCACGAGGAAATGGCAAGCCCGCCGCCCCCGAGGCCGAGCCACGGCCGACGATCGGCTTCGGCGAGGACGACGCCATCCACGTCCCTCTGCGCGGCCTGCGTCGGACGATTGCCGACCGGCTTCGCGAGAGCGTCGACCGGGCCGTCCACTTCACGGTGATGGACGAGGCCGATGTGACGGCCCTCGAGGCGGCGCGCAAGCGGCTGGTCGCGGCAACGGGCACGAAGATCTCGCTGCTGCCGTTCGTCTGTGCGGCCGTGGCGCGTGTGTTGGCAGGCGAGGCCGGTCAGGACCTGACGCGTCTCAACAGCACCGTCAACGACGACATGACGGACATCACGCGGCACAAGAGCGTCCACCTCGGCATCGCGGTCGACACGGCCGACGGGCTGATGGTGCCGGTGCTGCGGGACGCGCGGAAGTTGGGCGTCATGGAGCTGGGCCAGCGTGTCGCGGAACTGGCGGCGGGCTGCCGGAGTCGTTCGCTGTCGGTCAACGAGCTTCGTGGCAGCACGTTCACGATCAGCAACTTCGGCAGCTATCCCGGCGGCCGATTCGCGACGCCGATTTTGAACTACCCCGAGGCGGCGATCCTCGCCGTCGGCCGGGCGCGCGAAGGCGTCGTCGTCCGCGGCGGGTTGATGGGCGTGGGCAAGCTACTGCCGCTGAGCCTCACCTGCGACCACCGCGTCGTCGACGGCGGCACCGCGGTCGGCGGGCTGAATGCGATCCTGCAGCTGCTGCAGTCGCCGGATGCGCTGATGCCGACGAGCTGA